The genomic region CCCGGCCTCGCCCAGCGAGCAGGATTCGGCTGTACCCGTGGGCTCGGTGCGCTCGGACGACCGCGACGGGCTCCCCGATCCGGACCAAGTTCCCACCGACGTCGGCGCGTCCTCCATGGTGCGATTATCCCCGCGGCCTGGCGGAAGGCGATGCCGAGCCAGGAACCGGACACCGAGTTTTGTGTCGCGGGTCACATTCATTCGCGGGCCCCTGCTCGACCCGCTGCGGTGTATGTGACCATCGCCCCGTTGCCTGGCGTCGTCGAGGCCGCCGTCCACAGGCGCGGCTCGCCGGTGAGACGAACCGACTCGCACCAGCGTGCCCATCAGACGCGAGGAGCACCATGCTCGACACGCCGGCCGGACTCCACGCCGATCCACAGCCCCGCCCGACCCTCGATCTGGTCGCTGACCCCGAAAAGCACGGTGCCGGTGACCCCGGGTCGCCGGTCGACAGGAAGCCGCACGCCGCAGCCGGGTTGCGCATCAACCGCATCCACACGAAACCCGGCGTTCATCCCTTCGACGAGGTCCGGTGGGATCGGCGGGACGTCGTCACGACCAACTGGCGAGACGGTTCGGCCAACTTCCGGCAGCGCGGGGTTGAGTTTCCCTCGTTCTGGTCGTCCGCGGCGGCGACCATCGTTGCCAGCAGGTACTTCCACGGCGCACTCGGCCACAGGGAACGAGAGTGGTCCCTACGGCAGCTCATCGAGAGGGTGGTACGCCCCTACGTGCACGCCGGCCGTGAGCACGGATACTTCGCGTCCGACGACGACGCGGAGATTTTCGAACACGAGCTGATCTGGCTGCTGCTCCACCAGGCATTCAGCTTCAACAGCCCGGTGTGGTTCAACGTGGGCACCGACCTGCCCCAGCAGGTCGCCTCGTGCTTCATCCTCGCCGCCGACGACAGTCTTGACTCCGTCCTGGACTGGTACCGCGACGAGGCGTTGCTCTTCCGGGGCGGTGCCGGCTCGGGGGTGAACCTCTCCCGGATGCGCTCCACGGCCGAACTGCTGCCCTCGGGGCGGCCCGCGCCGGGTCCGGTGAGCATCATGCGCGGGGCTGATGCATCGGCGGGGAGCATCCGCACGGGCGGAGCCCCTCGGCCAGCCACGAAGATCGTCATTCTCGACGTGGATCATCCCGACATCGCCGACTTCATCGAGTGCAAGGCACGCGAGGAGCGGAAGATCCGCGCCCTGCACGACGCCGGATTCGACATGGACGTCGGCGGCCGGGACATCGATTCCGTCCAGTTCCAGAACGCCAACAACGCGGTGCGGGTCAGCGACGCCTTCATGCGCGCCGTTGCAGCGGACCAGAGCATCGAGCTGCGCGCCCGAGGCGACGGCCAGACCGTCAGAACCGTCCCCGCCCGCAAGATCTTCCGCATGATTGCGCAGGCCGCCTGGGAGTGCGCCGATCCGGGGCTGCACTTCGACGACACGATCAACAGCTGGCACACCTGTCCCGCGAGTGGCCGGATCAGTGCCAGCAACTCCTGCAGCGAGTACATGCATCTGGACAATTCCTCGTGCACCCTGGGATCGCTGAACCTACTGCGGTTCCTGGGCAGGGATCGCCGCTTCGACGCGACGAGTTTTGCCGCCGCCGTCGAACTGGTGGTGCTCGCCATGGACATCTCGCTGTGCTTCGCCGAGGTGCCGTCCCGGCAGATCGGAGATGCCACCCGTTCCTTTCGTCAGCTCGGTGTCGGCCACGCGAACCTCGGTGCGCTGCTCATGGCCACCGGTCAGGCGTACGACAGCGAGGAGGGTCGGGCCACCGCCGCCGCGATCACCTCGCTGATGTCGGCGACGGCGTACCGACGCTCAGCGGAGATCGCCGCGGTACTCGGGCCCTATCCCGGTTTCACCGCGAACGCTGCCGCCCACCGCCGGGTGGTAGCCCGCCATTCCGCCGCGCACGCCGCTATCCGTCACCCGCCGGCGGCCCGGCGATCGATGGAGAAGAGCATCCACGAACAGGTCCTCCCCCGGGCGGGTCTGGAGTGGGAACGAGCCCTACTGCTCGGCGAGCGACACGGCTGGCGCAACGCCCATCTGACGCTGATCGCACCCACCGGCACGACCGGCCTCGCGATGGACTGCGCCACCATGGGCATCGAACCCGATCTCGCGCTCGTCAAGGTCAGGAAAAGCGCAACGGGCTCGGCGATGCGGCTCGTGAACACGACGGTGCCGACGGCACTGCACGCCCTTGGGTATCCGCGGGCCGCAGTGGCCCGTATCGTGAGCTTCATCGCGGCGCACGGTCATGCCGTGGATGCGCCCGGGCTGCGCCCGGAACATCAGGCGGTCTTCGACTGCGCCCTCGGTCCACGTGCCATCGATCCGATGGGCCACGTCCGGATGATGGCCGCCGTACAGCCGTTCCTGTCCGGGGGTATCTCGAAGACGGTCAACCTCCAGGCGTCGGCCACGGTCGACGACGTCGCTGCCCTGTTGTACGCCGGATGGCGCAGGGGGCTGAAGGCATTGGCCGTGTACCGGGACTCCGCCAAGGTCGGCCAACCAATTTCCGGTGTCACCCTCCCGGTCGCGCCGGCGGGCCCTTCAGACGAGTACCTGGGCCAGCTGTCGGGGTAGTCCACGATGCTCGGACGTGGCGTCAGGCCCGCAGCAGATGCCCGTCGCACCATCTGGCCGAGCCGTCGCATCCCGGCGCGGCACACAGTCTGTCACCTGTGCCCGTTGCACGGCGAAGCTGCCGACGGGCGCTGCGGCGCCACTTCTCGACATCGGGGTGGACGGCGGTCAGCTGCGGCCCGACCTGCCCGCTCCGAAACACCATGGCCAGCTTCGGCGGCACGACCGGTATCGGATGACCGTCGGTTCCCGAGTCCGACGGCAGGTTCCCGCCCGCCCTCAGAACGGCCCACGAGACGGCATCGGCCAGGTCGACGGTCGCCCCTCCGGTCACTGTCAACATCGCGGTCATCTGCGCACGCCGGACGATCTCAAGCAGGGCATCGACCCGTCGAGGTGCGGCAGCGCGGTCGTCCGCGGCCGTGTCCGCTCCAGTGAGCTGCTCCAACGCCGAACGGAGCGTGGCGGCGGACTGGGCGTCGAGCTCGCCGTCGAGCCGGGTCATGCCCTCGGGTAGATCCGTCAGCCACAAGCCGCGGCGGGCGCGTGTGTGCTCCGGCGGGGCCGTTGTCGTGATGCCGGTCGCGGACCGACCGTGGTCACTGTCCCGGACCGGCGACACGCCGTCTTCGGCCACGCCGTCCGAGGCACTCCGATGGGCCGGGCCCACCATCACGTCCTCGTTCACCACGTCGCCGTTCACCACGTCGCCATCGGCACAACCGTCGGTCTCGGAGGCGTCACCGTTCTTCCGGGCGTCACCGTCCTCTCGGGCGTCATCGGCCTCGGGCGCGTTGCCGTGGCTTCCGGCGGGCGGGGAAGAGGCACCCGAGGCAGCCCCATCAGAGCCGCGGCCGGTCGTGGACGTGGGACCCTCCGCCTCGGGAGGATCGACCTTGGGGGGATCAGCCCCAGGTGGATCCGCCCCAGGTGGATCGGCCTCCTTCGATCCGGCGGGGGACTGTGAGACCCGCTGGTGAATGCGCTGACCGATTCTGGTCAGCTCGGCGGGATCGAACATCGCCGCCTGTTCGATCAGGCAGGACTCCGCATCCGCGACGACGTCGGCGGTCGTCAGAGCCGGCATCGAGCGCGTCACTCGGAATATCACCAGGGCCTGCTCGACGGTGATTCTGCCCTCTGCCAACGCAGAGCCCGTCGCTGTCAACGGACCGTCCAGGGCGGCAGCGAGTTCGAGCAGGTGGCGCGCGTCGATCGGACGGACCCGCAACCGCTCCCGCAGCCACTCCTGTGTGCTCTCCGCTCCGACCCGCAGAGCCATGCCCCGTCCCTGTACCTCCCGGACGAGCTGGAGGCGCAGGGCGGCCAACCGGGAGAGCGCGGCGGCGCTCTCATCCACGGCAAGCGCCAGCTCCGCGTCAGACAACGGCCACATCGGCGCGTCCAGAACGCCGTCGACAGAGGTGTGGACGGCAGCCATCCCGGCGACGAGGCCGAGCGGCGATACAAACGAGTCGGCGATCAACGTCATGTGGCCGACTGTAATTCACGTACATACCCGCGTCGATCGCGTGTCAGCAATTTGGCGTTCCGGTCGTCAAACTTTCCAAGAAGAGCGCCAGATCATGGCGGTACTGACCACCACCATGATTCGATCGGACCCGACTCCCGCGCGAGAGGCAGGACGAGGTATCGTGACTGTGATGGCTGACCTGCAACAAAGAGAAAAGGGGAGATCCAGATATCCCCTCGGCTGCTACCGATCCGACGGCTCGCGCGGTGCAACGAATCTCCCGTCTTCTTCCGCCGAGCGCCGCGAGATTCAAGGGCGGACAAAGGAAGCCGTCCTTTGTCCGTACGCCGCATCGGGGCGGTGTCCCGCTGTCCTCCGGTTGTTCCGAGCCTCTGCTGCGGGGGCCGGCCACCGGATCCGAGCTTCCGTCCAGGACCGCTGATCAGCGCGGGACCACAGGCCGGCATGGTGAACAATCGAGGGCATGGCCGACGTAGGAGCTGTCCACCAACGCGAGGAAGGCCCACGGGACCGGACGCCGCTCGCCGTCGGTGTGGCGGGCGCCGCGACGGCGCCGGCCACCGAGATGCCGTCCGGCGGCCGGCCAGCACCTGGTTCCGAGGGGCGCGTCCTGGACCTCAACGCCGACCTCGGTGAGGGCTTCGGGATCTGGCGCCTCACCGACGACGAGGCGCTGCTGGGCCTGGTGACAAGCGCCAACGTGGCATGCGGCTTCCACGCCGGGGATCCGGCGACCATGCGACGCACCTGCGATCATGCTGTCCGGCTGGGGGTACGTATCGGTGCTCAGGTCGGCTATCGCGACCTCGCCGGATTCGGCCGGCGACGCATCGACATGGATCCGGCCGACCTCCGTGACGATGTCACCTACCAGCTCGGCGCGCTCGACGCCTTCGCCCGGGCCGCCGGTGATCGAGTGCGCTACGTCAAGCCGCACGGGGCGCTCTACAACACGATCGTCGCCGACGAGGACCAGGCGCAGGCGGTGGTCGACGCGGTCCGCGGGTATGACACGGCGCTGCCGGTACTCGGCCTACCCGGCTCGGTCTGGTTGCGGCAGGCCGCCGCTGCCGGCCTGGTGACAGTCGGCGAGGCGTTTGCCGATCGCGCCTACACCCCGGCGGGCACGCTCGTCTCCCGCCGTAGCCCTGGCGCCGTGCTGCACGATCCGGACGCCGTGGTGGCGCGAGGCGTACGGATGGCCACCGAGGGAACTGTGCTCAGCGAACAGGGCACACCGGTACGGATACTCGCCCGATCCCTCTGCGTCCACGGCGACACCCCGGGCGCCGTGGAGGTGGTCAGGCGGCTGCGCGATGCTCTGCGCCACGCCGGTGTCGCGCTGTCGCCGTTCTGCTGAAGGGACCGTGATGCGCATCCTGCCCTGCGGGGACGAAGCACTGCTCGTCGAGGTTGCGAACCTGCGGGAGGCCGAGGCCCTCTACGGACGGCTACGGCGGGATCCCCCGCCGGGGGTCATCGACATGGTGCCGGCAGCGCGTACCGTCCTCATCGCCTTCGACCCGGCGGCCACCGGACCAGCCCGACTCCGGGCCCTGCTGCACGGGATGTCAGCCGCGCCGCTCGACCGGGAGCAGCAGTCCGACGGTGCGCCCGGTCTCGACACGCCCCGTTCCGACACACCCCGTTCCGACACGCCCGGTCCCGACACACCCGGTCACACGGCCGCCGCTTCACACGCGGTGGTACCCGGTAGCGACCCTCGCTGCCCCGCCGGTGCCGATCCGATCGGCACGAAGGCGAAGGACTCACCGGCAACCGTGACCATTCCCGTGCGTTACGACGGTCCCGACCTGGTCGACGTCGCGCGGCTCACAGGGCTGACACCGGCGCAGATCGTCGAACGGCACCTGCGCGGGCGGCACAGGGTGGCGTTCTGCGGTTTCGCGCCGGGTTTCGCGTACATCGCCGGTCTGGATCCTGCCCTGCGGGTACCCCGCCGGGACAGCCCGCGCACGCGGGTGCCGGCAGGTGCCGTGGCGATCGCCGACGAGTTCTCCGGCGTGTACCCCCGTGCCTCGCCCGGTGGATGGCATCTGATCGGCCAGACCGATCTGGCCGTCTTCGACCTCACGCACGATCCGCCCGCGCTGCTCGCGCCAGGCACTCTGGTGCGCTTCGTCGCGGTGGGCGCCGCCCGGGCGGTGTGGGCGTGACGGGACCAGCGGAACCGTCCGGCGAGATCGCGATTGTGGCCTCGGGCCCGCTTGCCACCGTGCAGGATCTTGGCCGCCCCGGACTCGCGCACCTGGGAATCACCCGATCCGGCGCCGTCGATCGTCCCAGCCTGCTCCTGGCGAACCGGCTGGTGGGCAACCTGACCAGCGCGGCAGCCATCGAAATCACCTATGGCGGCCTGATCGTCCGATTCACCCACCCCGGACTGATCGCCCTCACCGGCGCGCCCTGCCCGCTCGAGCTCTCGGGCCGTGAGATCGGGATGTACGCGCCGGTTGACGTGCAGGCGGGCGCGCTGCTTCGGGTCGGCGCCCCCACCCGGGGCGTGCGTACGTATCTGGGAATCCGCGGTGGGGTGGACGTACCGGCCGTGCTGGGCTCCAGGTCCCGAGACACCCTCGCCGGCATCGGACCCGAACCGCTGGTGGCCGGTGCACGCCTTGCACTCGGCCGGGAGAGGTCCGATCCACCGACGGTCGATCTCGCGCCCCATGCCCGCTATGCCGACGAGCCCGAGCTTCATGTGCTGGCCGGTCCGCGTGCAGACTGGTTTGCCACGGACGCGATTCTGGCGTTGTGGGCGAAGACCTACGAGGTCACGACCGACAGTGATCGCGTCGGTGTCCGACTACGCGGTCCCGCGATGCGTCGGCACATCACCGCCGAGCTGCCCTCCGAGGCGGTCGTCGCCGGCGGCATCCAGATCCCCCCGAGCGGCCAACCGGTGATCTTTCTCGCCGATCATCCCGTCACGGGCGGCTATCCCGTCCTGGGCGTCGTCGCGGTCGAGGATCTTCCCTTGGCCGCGCAGTGCCGGCCCGGTCAGCGACTTCGATTCCGACCCGCCCGCAGGGCCGTGAACGGCCTGCCGGACCGATGACCGAGTCGACCCTCCCGCCGATGTGCGTCGTCCGGACCGGAGGCTCACCGGAAGGTCATCGCCAGGCGAAGACGGGCTGTTCGAACTCGGCGACGCGGGTGTGCCGGCCGTGCAGCACGAGCTCGGCGAACTGGTGGAGGATGGCGCCCGTCGGGGCGTGGATGAGGCTGCCGAGCAACGGAAGCTGGATGACGGGCCGGTCGGACTCGGGAATGGCGAGAAAGCGTGGCGGCGCGCCCAGCTCGTCGAGCGGTACGACGTGGACCGAGGCGACCTCTCGAGCCTCCGGACTGGTGCTCTGCAGCCTCGAACCCGCCCAGAGCACCACCGGGGTCATCACGAAACCGGATCGGGTCGCGTAGTCGTCGAGGCTGCCGAGGACCTCCTCCGCCGACAGCTCGATTCCGACCTCCTCGGCAAGCTCGCGGCGCGCGGCGGTCGCGGCGTCCTCGCCAGGCTCCGCCCGACCGCCCGGCAACGCCCACTGCCCCGCGTGCGTCCGCAAACGGGCGGCCCGGCGGGTGAGCAGAAAACTGGGCCGGCCCTGCGCGTCCTCACCGAGAGCCACCGCCACGGCGGCGAGACGACGCCCCTCGGCAGGCAGTTCCTGCCGAGGGAAGCCGGCCACGGCCGCCGTCACCCTGGTTCGCAGGTCGACCATGTCCTCGGGAGTCACCTTGCCGTCAGAGGTCACCCTGACATGCATACCAGCACGCGCGCCGACGTGGCGCCGGACGACCCTCACGCGGCGGCGCAAGCGCCGCCGCGTTCCGCTCGCCTCAGCTGTGGCTGCGACGTCGATGGCGTCCCAGGGCAGTGCGTCCGTCCGCAGGCTGGGCCGACCCCGCCGAGTCGACTCCGGCCGGTGTGCCCTCCCCGGTCGCGGGAGCTGACGGACGGTCACTCGGGTACACCTGCGGCTCGGACACGGGTGGCGCCAGCGTCTCCTCACGGGCGCCACGCGAGCGCAGGGTGGCGCGCTCGCGGCGCCGGCGGGCCGCGGCGACATCACGAACTCCGCGGACACTCAACCTGCCCCATGCCGTCGAGCCCAGGAAGAGGACCACGGCGCCCAGACCGTAGAAGAAGCTGATCCACTCGACGGCCTGACGCGCGGACCCGCCGAGAGGCGCCCCGATCGAACCGAGATGCCACGGTCCGGCGAGGGTGGGACCGATGATGAACCAGGCCCCGGCGGCGATCGCCAACCAGGCCCCCAGCGCAGCGGTTCCCCTGTTGGTACTCGCCAGCAGCAGCAGACCACCGACGAATGCCGCGATGCCCGGCAGGACCTCGAGCCAGAACCGCGCGGAGGTCCAGGTCCAGGGGTCGTCCGGGGTGAACGCGAAATCGAAGTAGGGGCCGACAAAGGGAATGAGCGCCCCCCAGATACCCAGGAGCATCAGCAGCAGGCCAGAGACAGCGCCACGGCTACGGGGGATGTGCCAGGCGCCCAGTCCGCGGGCGTCCGCGTTGACGACGTCAGCCATCGGTTGCTCCCTCTCCTCGGCCTACAGCAGGGAGGGTGCCCCGCGAGATGGTCAGCGAACCACCTGGTCAGGGCCCTGCGGAGCACTAGCCGACCGGGCGGGGGACGGCCGACGACCGGTCAGAGCGGGACGAAGGAGAGCCCCCTCGCCCGCAGCAGGGGCAGGACCCGTTGCAGGGCCGCCACGGTCTGCGCCCGGTTTCCGCCGCCGTCATGGCAGAGCAGGATGTCGCCGGGACGGGCGCCGCCCAGGGACTGCCGGATGGACGCGGTTCCCGGACGCGCCCAGTCCCGGGGATCCACATCCCAGCCCAGGGAGGTCATGCCCAGACCGGCCGCAGCCGCAAGGACGGCCGGAGACCAGTCTCCACCCGGCGCGCGGAACAGTCGCGGTGGCTCGGCACCCGCGTCCACTACCGCCGACTGGGCACGGGTCATCTCGGCACGGATCTGCTCCGGTGTACGGGCACCGAACGGCTGCGGATGGGTCATCGTGTGGTTACACAGCGAATGGCCTTCCGCAACGATGCGACGCACCAGCTCCGGGTTTGCCACCGCCTGCGCGCCCACCACCGAGAAGGTGGCCGAGACCCGGTTGACGCGCAGGACATCGAGGATCCGAGGAGTCCACACCGGATGCGGACCATCGTCGATCGTCAACGCGACCGAGTCCCTCGGCGCATCGGGCCGCAGGTCGTGGATGCGGTAGGCGGGTGCCTTGGGAGCCGCCACCGTCGTCGTGGTGACCCCCGTGCTCGCAGCCACCCCCGATCCGCGTGCGGCGCCGGAGCGGGCGGCGGTCTGCTGGCCTGCGGAGCGGACGGCATTGTGGCCCGCCCGGGATGCCTCCCCGATCGCCTGCGCCGGCTCGGCCGCGGTAAGCAGCACAATGCCCGCCGCGCTCGAAGCCGACCAGGCGAACAGTCGTCGGCGGGAGACCTGCGGCGCCGAGCGGTCGACTCCCATCCGGCCGCTCGCCGTCGGGTCGCCGTCAGCCGACCCGGACCCCTCAGGTGATCCGGACCCCACCGACGACCCGGTAAGATCGTCGCCGCTACTCATCCGGTGTCCCGCCACCGCACCTGGCCCTGCCGCTCATGTCACCGCTCCCCCGATCTGCCCCGGTGCCCACGCATCCGCCCGGCGGGGGCACTGGCGCAGGCCGGAGCTGCCGACGCCGCCAACCGGCCATCCCCGACGAGGCCAAGTGGATGCCGGTAGACCATACGACGGCTTTGCGCACCGAAAGCAAGAACGACCCCACAATCAGGCAGATATCCGACAGCTTTCTCGAATACCGGCGCGCAGGGTCATGAATGTGCTGCGCGCGGACACACCCGCACCGCACCCGTGTCTGTTGACGGCTGTCTCAGCGCCCGCTCGGCCCGAAACGTTCGGTCCTGACCCGGCCGGGGTCATGGCCGAGCGCGACGAGCGTGTCCGCGACGGACTCGACGAAGCCGTTCGGCCCGCAGACGTAGCACGTCGGCGCGAACGCGGCGGGCCACGCGACCGCGGACAGCTCGGCGAGACCGAGGCGATGCGGCGGGCTGGGCCAGCCCGGCGGCGTCGCCCTCGTGTAGACCCGCGTGAGGTCGAAGCCCGGGTCGGCTCGAGCGCGGTGGCGCAGCTCCTCGGTGTAGTAGGCGTCGCCCGGTGTGCGGACCGAGTACGCCAGCCGGAACGGTGCCCGGCTCGCTGCGACGGCCCGAGCCCGCACCATGGCCATCAGAGGAACGATGCCCGAGCCGCCGGCGACGAGGAGCACCGGATCTCGGTCCTGCGGACGCCAGACGAACCAGCCGCCGACCGGGCCGCGGATCTCCACCGGGTCACCGACGGCGAAGACCTGAGTGAGGTATGGCGAGACCTCGCCATCCGCGACCCGCTGCACCGTGAGGACCACGCGCGAACCGTCGGTGGGAGCCGCCAGCGAGTAGCTGCGGCGCGCGGTGTAGCCGTCCTCGGCGGTGAGGCGCAGATCAACCCGTTGACCGGCGAGATGCCCCGGCCACTGCGGCACCTCGAGCACGAGAGTCCGCGCGCTCGGCGTTTCGTCGCGTATCTCGGCCAGACGGGCGACGCGCCAGGGTATCCGGCCGGCCGCCGTCGACCGGGCCGCCGACTCCCGCGGCGGCACTGTCATCTCCGCATCCCGACCCTTCTGACCCTTCTGACCTGCCCGGCTCCGGTTCTCCCCGGAACGACTCTGGTTCTCTCCCAGACGATCCCGGTCGAGCGGTGCCGGGAGGGCCGATCCTCGCGCAGCCGTCAGTCGCCGCGGTACCTCTGTTCGAGCCAGGGATCACCGCGCTCGTGATATCCGGCGGCCTCCCAGAAACCCGGCTCGTCCTCTGGCAGCAGGCGGAGGCCGCGGACCCACTTGGCGGATTTCCAGAAGTACAGGTGAGGCACGAGCAGGCGCGCCGGGCCGCCGTGCTCGGGGTCCAGGTCGCCGCCGTCACAGCGATGGACGACCCAGGCCCGCCCGTCCAGCAGGTCGTCGAGCGGCAGATTGGTGGTGTAGCCACCGTAGGAGTAGGCGACAGCGAAGTCCGCCGAGGTCTCGACACCGGCG from Frankia alni ACN14a harbors:
- a CDS encoding vitamin B12-dependent ribonucleotide reductase, whose protein sequence is MLDTPAGLHADPQPRPTLDLVADPEKHGAGDPGSPVDRKPHAAAGLRINRIHTKPGVHPFDEVRWDRRDVVTTNWRDGSANFRQRGVEFPSFWSSAAATIVASRYFHGALGHREREWSLRQLIERVVRPYVHAGREHGYFASDDDAEIFEHELIWLLLHQAFSFNSPVWFNVGTDLPQQVASCFILAADDSLDSVLDWYRDEALLFRGGAGSGVNLSRMRSTAELLPSGRPAPGPVSIMRGADASAGSIRTGGAPRPATKIVILDVDHPDIADFIECKAREERKIRALHDAGFDMDVGGRDIDSVQFQNANNAVRVSDAFMRAVAADQSIELRARGDGQTVRTVPARKIFRMIAQAAWECADPGLHFDDTINSWHTCPASGRISASNSCSEYMHLDNSSCTLGSLNLLRFLGRDRRFDATSFAAAVELVVLAMDISLCFAEVPSRQIGDATRSFRQLGVGHANLGALLMATGQAYDSEEGRATAAAITSLMSATAYRRSAEIAAVLGPYPGFTANAAAHRRVVARHSAAHAAIRHPPAARRSMEKSIHEQVLPRAGLEWERALLLGERHGWRNAHLTLIAPTGTTGLAMDCATMGIEPDLALVKVRKSATGSAMRLVNTTVPTALHALGYPRAAVARIVSFIAAHGHAVDAPGLRPEHQAVFDCALGPRAIDPMGHVRMMAAVQPFLSGGISKTVNLQASATVDDVAALLYAGWRRGLKALAVYRDSAKVGQPISGVTLPVAPAGPSDEYLGQLSG
- a CDS encoding DUF222 domain-containing protein; amino-acid sequence: MTLIADSFVSPLGLVAGMAAVHTSVDGVLDAPMWPLSDAELALAVDESAAALSRLAALRLQLVREVQGRGMALRVGAESTQEWLRERLRVRPIDARHLLELAAALDGPLTATGSALAEGRITVEQALVIFRVTRSMPALTTADVVADAESCLIEQAAMFDPAELTRIGQRIHQRVSQSPAGSKEADPPGADPPGADPPKVDPPEAEGPTSTTGRGSDGAASGASSPPAGSHGNAPEADDAREDGDARKNGDASETDGCADGDVVNGDVVNEDVMVGPAHRSASDGVAEDGVSPVRDSDHGRSATGITTTAPPEHTRARRGLWLTDLPEGMTRLDGELDAQSAATLRSALEQLTGADTAADDRAAAPRRVDALLEIVRRAQMTAMLTVTGGATVDLADAVSWAVLRAGGNLPSDSGTDGHPIPVVPPKLAMVFRSGQVGPQLTAVHPDVEKWRRSARRQLRRATGTGDRLCAAPGCDGSARWCDGHLLRA
- a CDS encoding LamB/YcsF family protein, with amino-acid sequence MPSGGRPAPGSEGRVLDLNADLGEGFGIWRLTDDEALLGLVTSANVACGFHAGDPATMRRTCDHAVRLGVRIGAQVGYRDLAGFGRRRIDMDPADLRDDVTYQLGALDAFARAAGDRVRYVKPHGALYNTIVADEDQAQAVVDAVRGYDTALPVLGLPGSVWLRQAAAAGLVTVGEAFADRAYTPAGTLVSRRSPGAVLHDPDAVVARGVRMATEGTVLSEQGTPVRILARSLCVHGDTPGAVEVVRRLRDALRHAGVALSPFC
- a CDS encoding 5-oxoprolinase subunit B family protein, translated to MRILPCGDEALLVEVANLREAEALYGRLRRDPPPGVIDMVPAARTVLIAFDPAATGPARLRALLHGMSAAPLDREQQSDGAPGLDTPRSDTPRSDTPGPDTPGHTAAASHAVVPGSDPRCPAGADPIGTKAKDSPATVTIPVRYDGPDLVDVARLTGLTPAQIVERHLRGRHRVAFCGFAPGFAYIAGLDPALRVPRRDSPRTRVPAGAVAIADEFSGVYPRASPGGWHLIGQTDLAVFDLTHDPPALLAPGTLVRFVAVGAARAVWA
- a CDS encoding biotin-dependent carboxyltransferase family protein — translated: MTGPAEPSGEIAIVASGPLATVQDLGRPGLAHLGITRSGAVDRPSLLLANRLVGNLTSAAAIEITYGGLIVRFTHPGLIALTGAPCPLELSGREIGMYAPVDVQAGALLRVGAPTRGVRTYLGIRGGVDVPAVLGSRSRDTLAGIGPEPLVAGARLALGRERSDPPTVDLAPHARYADEPELHVLAGPRADWFATDAILALWAKTYEVTTDSDRVGVRLRGPAMRRHITAELPSEAVVAGGIQIPPSGQPVIFLADHPVTGGYPVLGVVAVEDLPLAAQCRPGQRLRFRPARRAVNGLPDR
- a CDS encoding NUDIX hydrolase, whose amino-acid sequence is MHVRVTSDGKVTPEDMVDLRTRVTAAVAGFPRQELPAEGRRLAAVAVALGEDAQGRPSFLLTRRAARLRTHAGQWALPGGRAEPGEDAATAARRELAEEVGIELSAEEVLGSLDDYATRSGFVMTPVVLWAGSRLQSTSPEAREVASVHVVPLDELGAPPRFLAIPESDRPVIQLPLLGSLIHAPTGAILHQFAELVLHGRHTRVAEFEQPVFAWR
- a CDS encoding polysaccharide deacetylase family protein; amino-acid sequence: MSSGDDLTGSSVGSGSPEGSGSADGDPTASGRMGVDRSAPQVSRRRLFAWSASSAAGIVLLTAAEPAQAIGEASRAGHNAVRSAGQQTAARSGAARGSGVAASTGVTTTTVAAPKAPAYRIHDLRPDAPRDSVALTIDDGPHPVWTPRILDVLRVNRVSATFSVVGAQAVANPELVRRIVAEGHSLCNHTMTHPQPFGARTPEQIRAEMTRAQSAVVDAGAEPPRLFRAPGGDWSPAVLAAAAGLGMTSLGWDVDPRDWARPGTASIRQSLGGARPGDILLCHDGGGNRAQTVAALQRVLPLLRARGLSFVPL
- a CDS encoding ferredoxin reductase — translated: MTVPPRESAARSTAAGRIPWRVARLAEIRDETPSARTLVLEVPQWPGHLAGQRVDLRLTAEDGYTARRSYSLAAPTDGSRVVLTVQRVADGEVSPYLTQVFAVGDPVEIRGPVGGWFVWRPQDRDPVLLVAGGSGIVPLMAMVRARAVAASRAPFRLAYSVRTPGDAYYTEELRHRARADPGFDLTRVYTRATPPGWPSPPHRLGLAELSAVAWPAAFAPTCYVCGPNGFVESVADTLVALGHDPGRVRTERFGPSGR
- a CDS encoding sulfite oxidase-like oxidoreductase, which translates into the protein MGIVSPGFHGRRRSGPPRLPPGQYLEKGFPVLSAGPTPRVTRDQWEFVITNEAGRRYRWSWSEFLALPSETPTVDIHCVTQWSKLDTVWQGVSLDVLLAGVETSADFAVAYSYGGYTTNLPLDDLLDGRAWVVHRCDGGDLDPEHGGPARLLVPHLYFWKSAKWVRGLRLLPEDEPGFWEAAGYHERGDPWLEQRYRGD